The sequence CCATGGGCCGTGGCCACCAGCATCACGCCCCGCTCGGCGATGGTGCGTGCCGCCTGGGCCTCCCGCTCCGTGCCGATCTCATCGATCACGATCACTTCGGGCATGTGGTTTTCCACCGCCTCGATCATCACTTCGTGCTGCAGCTCGGGGCGGGCCACCTGCATGCGCCGGGCCCGCCCGATGGCCGGATGGGGGATGTCGCCGTCGCCGGCGATCTCGTTGCTGGTGTCGATCACCACCACGCGCTTGCAGAGGTCGTCGGCCAGCACCCGGGCGATCTCCCGCAGGGCGGTGGTCTTGCCGACCCCAGGGCGCCCCATCAGCAGCAGCGACTGGCCTGAATCGAGCAGGTCGCGCACCATCACCACCGTGCCGAACACGGCGCGACCCACCCGGCAGGTGAGGCCCACGACGGTGCCGGTGCGGTTGCGGATGGCGCTGATGCGGTGCAGCGTGGAGGCGATACCGGCCCGGTTGTCGCTGCCGAACGCCCCCAGCTGACGCACCACCGCCTCCAGGTCGGCGCTCTGCACCGGTTGCGCTCCCAGCTCAATGGCCCGCCCCGGGTAACGGGCTTCCGGCACCCGTCCCAGGTCGAGCACCACCTCGAGCAGCTGCTGGCGGCGCTCCTCGCTGGCCAGGGCCCGCTGCACCGGCCCGGGCAGCACCGCGAGCATGCGGTCCAGATCATCGGTGACCCGCTGGCTGAACGGTGGGGCGGGCGGGGGCGGCCCTGCATCGGCGGCGGGGGTCAGGGGCTCGGAGAAAGGCACCGCAATGGCTGGGGGCAAGGCTCTGGACCCGCTCGTTCTAGCCAGGGCCCCACCAGCGAGCGGGCCAGGTGCAGCGCTTCGGGCAGGAGTTCCGGCAGGGTCAGCAGCGAATGGCCGCGCCGCTGGGCCTCCTGCAGCAGGGGCTGCAGCCGTCGCCGCGCCACCCCGCCGAAGGCCACGCCGGCACAGCCGCGGGCCAGGGCCGGCTGCCGCTCCAGCAGGGGCAGGGTGGCAGCGTTGGTGCCGCCGGCCAGCTGCAGGGGGCCCGGGGGCAGATGCCCCTGCCTGCGCCGCAGCAAGGCCACGGCGGCATGGGCCGTGCCCTGGCCCAGATCACCGCTCATCGGGCGGCCATCCAGTTGCCAGAGGGGCGCAAAGCCGCAGGAGCGCAGGGCCCCATAGCGCTGCCACAGCTCCCGGGCGGTGAGGTCGCCGGCGGCACTCACCGCCAGCCGCCGCAGCGGCACACCGCTGGCCCTCAGCTGCTCCAGCCTCTCCTGAAAGCCCTGCAGGCGCCCCGGCTGGGTGTGGAGTTCCACGGCATCGGGCGCCAGCTGGCGCAGCAGGGGCGCCACCGCAGCGGCCTCCAGCACCTGGCTGCGTTCTTCGATCAGCCCATGGGGGCAGGCGGGCAGGCAGCGGCCGCAGCCGTAGCAGCGGGCGTCCAGCACCCCGGCGGCACCGGTGGCCGCCTCGCCGATGGCCAGGGCCGGGCAGATCCGCTCGCAGGGACGGGGACAGTCAGCCGGGCAGGCGCCGGGATCGAACCAGGCCTTGCGGAAGTGGGGGTCGGCGCCGTCGCTGAGGCTCAGCATCAGCCAGGGACGCCGGGCGCCGTGGCGGTCGGCCCAGTCAAGCCCCCGACGGGCCGCCGCCACGACGGCCGGGTCCGCGGCCACGTCGACGCAGTGGACCCCGGCCAGGGCGTAGAGCCCGGCCAGGTCTTCGATGGCAGCCAGATCGTGATTGCTGGCGCCGCCGATCCACTTCACCCAGCGCCCCTGGCGCAGGGCCGCGTCCGGGGTCAGGGCCAGACCTGGAGGGGAGCTCAGGCCGCCACCAGCAACTGCTCCAGGGGCTGCCACTGCAGCTGCCGGGCACCACCCATCTCCACCACGATGCGCAGCCGCGACTCCCGGCGGGTGAGATCGATCAGGGAACTCAGCTCCCCTGTGGAAAGCACCTTGCCCTCCAGCAGCCACAGGAGGATGGGCCCGCCGCCCTCGAGCAGGCTGCCCAGCTGGGGCATCACCCGATGCACCTCACCCACAGCAGCCGTGCGGCCCACGCACTGGTGGCCGAGATGGGGTGGGCGCACGCCATGCAGCTGCATCAGAAAGGCCTCGGGATCGCCGAGGCCCCGGGCCGACGTGATCTGGGCGCGATAGCCCGCGGCGCGCAGCCGGCGCATCAGCCGGGTTTCGGCACCGCCTTCGAGGGGGGCGAACAGGGCAAGGGCCCCTGCTTTCTCAAGGTCCTGCCGGAATCCACGACCGGAGAGCAGCAGTGGCATGGTGAGGTCGGCTCGGTCTGCCGGCAAGTTTGACAGCCCCGGCCCCGTTTCGCTCCAGACGCCACCGCCCGGCAGGCCCGGAACCGCAGCCGCAGCACCTCACGAACACCGCCGCGCAGTCGCGGACACACCGCCGGGATCCGATCACCCTCCAGGCCGTGAGCCAGGAGGGGGTCAGGTCATGCGTTACATTTGATCGGTGTGCTTCGAATCCGCGCCCGTCCGCTAGCCGGGCCTCCGGATCCCTGCACCCGATCACCAGTGGTGGTGATCGATCCGGCCCAAGCGGAGGGTCCAGATCTCGATGTCAGGCTCCGGCCTGAAGCGCGATCGCCGATCCACCGCCGGGAAACTTCCTGAACGCACCAGCCCCTCTACGGAGTGCGGCCAGTCCGGTCCAGGCCAGTCCCAGCCGCGCTGAACAGAGTCCGCTCTGTCTCGCTAGCGCCCTGAGCTTCGTGATCCAGGAATCCCATCGCTCGTCGGTGGTCGCCTGCGGGTGATCCAGCGACAGCCACCCGTCTGCTCCAGGCAGACGGATCAGTGCCGCTTCCTGACCAGAACGTTCAAGGCCCTGCCAGACCAACGCTTCCTCTGCCTCAGCTTCACCGGATGCGTCCGGTGGTCCAGCTGGCGTTGACTCCCTACCTATGTCCATCGGCATTCTTGGGAAGAAACTGGGCATGTCCCAGTTCTTCGACGAGGCAGGCAAGTCCATCCCGGTCACCGTGATCGAGGCTGGCCCCTGCCGCATCACCCAACTCAAATCCAGCAGCACGGACGGCTACACCGCCGTGCAGCTCGGCTTCGGCGACATTCGCGAGAAGCTGGTCAACAAGCCCGCCAAGGGCCACCTGGCCAAATCCGGCGAGGAGGTGCTCCGCCATCTCAAGGAGTACCGAGTCGACAGTCTCGATGGGCTGGAGCTCGGCGCCGTCGTCTCTGTTTCGGCCTTTGAGGCTGGCCAGAAGGTCGATGTGAGTGGCGACACCATGGGCCGGGGCTTCTCCGGCTACCAGAAGCGCCACGGCTTCAGCCGCGGCCCGATGACCCACGGCTCCAAGAACCACCGCGAGCCCGGCTCCACCGGTGCCGGCACCACGCCCGGCCGCGTCTACCCCGGCAAGCGGATGGCCGGCCGCTATGGCGGCAAACAGATCACCACCCGCGGCCTCGTGATCCTCAAGGTGGACACTGAGCGCAACCTGCTGGTGGTGAAGGGATCCGTGCCCGGCAAGCCCGGAGCCCTGCTGAACATCTGCCCGGCGAACCGGGTGGGCGCCAAGGCCGGGAACTGAGGAGAACCGAGAACATGGCTGATTGTGTGATTCGCGACTGGCAGGGCAAGGAAGCCGGCAAGGCTGCCCTCGACCTCAAAGTCGCCAAGAAGAGTTCCGCCACCGACCTGGTGCACCGCGCCGTGGTGCGCCAACTGGCCCACGCCCGCCAGGGCACGGCCAGCACCCTGACCCGGGCCGAGGTGGCCGGTGGTGGCCGCAAGCCCTACAAACAGAAGGGCACGGGCCGGGCCCGTCAGGGCTCGATCCGCACCCCACTGCGGCCCGGCGGCGGCGTGATCTTCGGACCCAAGCCCCGCAGCTACAACCTGGCGATGAACCGCAAGGAGCGGCGCCTGGCCCTGCGCACGGCCCTAATGAGCCGCGTGGCCGACATCACGGTGGTCAAGGGCTTCGGCTCTGACCTTGACACCCCCCGCACCAAGGAGATCACCGCGGCGCTGGGGCGATTCGGCATCGAGGCGGGCACCAAGGTGCTCGTGATCCTCGACAACCCGTCTGAAGTCGTGCGCAAATCCGTGCGCAACCTCGAGACGGTGAAGCTGATCGCCGCGGATCAGCTCAACGTGTTCGACCTGCTCCACGCCAGCACGCTGGTGCTGAGCGAGGAGGCACTCGCGAAGATTCAGGAGGTCTACGGCGATGACTGAACGTTTTGCAGGTCGGCTCGCGGATGTGATCCGTCGGCCCCTGATCACCGAGAAGGCCACCCGCGCCCTCGAGTTCAATCAGTACACCTTCGAGGTGGACCACCGGGCCGCCAAGCCCGACATCAAAGCAGCGGTGGAAGCCCTGTTCGATGTGAAGGTGCTGGGCGTCAGCACCATGAATCCGCCACGCCGCTCGCGCCGCGTTGGCCGCTTCGCTGGCAAGCGTGCCCAGGTCAAGAAAGCGGTGGTGCGCCTGGCCGAGGGCAACGCCATCCAGCTGTTCCCTGAGTCCTGAGGGGTCTGAAACCACATGGCAATCCGTAACTACCGCCCCATCACCCCCGGCACCCGCACCCGCGTGGCCAGCGACTTCACCGAAGTCACCGGCCGCGGACGGGAACGGGGCCTGGTGGTGGCCAAGCACCGCCGCAAGGGCCGCAACAACCGCGGTGTGATCACCTGCCGCCACCGCGGCGGTGGCCACAAGCGCCTCTACCGGCTGGTGGACTTCCGCCGTGACAAGCACGGTGTGACCGCCAAGGTGGCGGCCATCCACTACGACCCACACCGCAACGCGCGGCTGGCCCTGCTCTTCTACGCCGATGGCGAGAAGCGCTACATCCTGGCCCCGGCCGGGATCGAGATCGGCCAGCAGGTGGTGTCGGGCCCCGATGCCCCGATCGAAACCGGCAATGCCCTGCCGCTCTCGTCCATCCCCCTCGGCTCCAGCGTTCACAACGTGGAGCTGTATGCCGGTCGCGGCGGCCAGATGGTGCGCACCGCCGGCGCCAGCGCCCAGGTGATGGCCAAGGAAGGTGAGTACGTCGCCCTCAAGCTGCCCTCCACTGAGGTGCGGCTGGTGCGGCGTGAGTGCTACGCCACCCTCGGTGACGTGGGCAACTCCGAAGTGCGCAACACCAGCCTGGGCAAGGCCGGCCGCAAGCGCTGGCTGGGCCGCCGCCCGGAAGTGCGGGGTTCGGTGATGAACCCCTGCGACCACCCCCACGGTGGTGGTGAGGGCCGGGCGCCGATCGGCCGCTCAGGCCCTGTCACCCCCTGGGGCAAACCGGCCCTCGGCCTCAAGACCCGCAAGCGGAACAAGCCCAGCAATCGGTTTGTGCTGCGGAAACGTCGCCGCACCTCCAAGCGGAGCCGTGGCGGACGCGATTCCTGATGACCCACACCGCATTGCCCGCCTCCTGATCCGCTATGGGACGTTCACTCAAAAAAGGTCCGTTTGTTGCCGACAGCCTGCTCAGCAAGGTTGAGAAGCAGAACGCTGCCAACGACAAAACCGTGATCAAAACCTGGTCACGCGCCTCCACGATTCTGCCGATGATGATCGGACACACGATTGCCGTGCACAACGGCAAATCCCATGTGCCTGTTTACGTGACCGAGCAGATGGTGGGGCACAAACTCGGGGAATTCGCCCCCACCCGCACCTTCCGCGGCCACATCAAGGACAAAAAAGGAGGCCGTTGATCCATGGCTAACACTGCTCCCAACCAGGCAGCGCCCAACCAGGCCCTCGCTCACGGCCGCTACATCCGTGGCTCCGTGAGCAAGGTGCGGCGGGTGCTCGATCAGATCCGTGGCCAGAGCTACCGCGAGGCCCTGATCATGCTCGAGTTCATGCCCTTTCGCTCCACGGGCCCGATCACCAAGGTGCTCCGCAGCGCCGTGGCCAATGCCGAGCACAACCTCGGTCTCGATCCAGCCACGCTGGTGGTCACCGGGGCCACCGCTGACATGGGACCTTCCCTGAAGCGGTATCGCCCCCGTGCCCAGGGTCGCGCCTACGCGATCAAGAAACAGACCTGCCACATCAGCATCGCTGTGGCCCCTTCCGCCTGACCCCCGAGGACACCGAACCGATGGGACACAAAATCCATCCAACCGGCCTGCGCCTGGGGATCACCCAGGATCACCGCTCCCGCTGGTACGCCCCAAGCAAGACCTACCCGACCCTCCTCCAGGAGGACGACCGGATCCGCAAATTCATCCACAAGAAGTACGGCTCCGCCGGCATCTCCGATGTCCTGATCGCCCGCAAGGCCGACCAGCTGGAAGTGGAACTGAAGACGGCCCGCCCCGGCGTGCTGGTGGGCCGCCAGGGCAGCGGCATTGAGGATCTGCGCACGGGCATCCAGAAAACCGTGGGTGATGCGAGCCGCAAGGTGCGCATCAACGTGGTGGAAGTGGAGCGTGTCGACGCCGATGCCTTCCTGCTGGCTGAGTACATCGCCCAGCAGCTCGAGAAGCGCGTGGCCTTCCGCCGCGTCATCCGGATGGCTGTGCAGCGGGCCCAACGGGCCGGCGTGCTCGGCCTCAAGATCCAGGTGAGCGGCCGCCTCAACGGCGCTGAGATCGCGCGCACCGAATGGACCCGGGAAGGCAGGGTGCCCCTGCACACCCTGCGGGCCGACATCGACTACGCCACCAAGCTGGCCAGCACCACCTATGGGGTGCTGGGCATCAAGGTGTGGGTCTTCAAAGGTGAAGTGTTGCCTGGGCAGAAGGAGCAACTGCCCGTTGGCGCCGCTCCCCGCCGCCGCACCAGTCGGCAGCCGCAACAGTTCGAAGACCGCTCGAACCAGGAGTGATCAGGAGGCCTGAACCATGCTGAGTCCAAAACGCGTCAAATTCCGTAAGCAACAGCGAGGTCGCATGCGCGGCGTCGCCACGCGCGGCAACACCATCGCCTTCGGGGATTTCGCCCTGCAGGCCCAGGAGTGCGGCTGGATCACATCCCGCCAGATCGAAGCCAGCCGTCGGGCCATGACCCGCTACGTCAAGCGGGGCGGCCAGATCTGGATCCGCATCTTCCCGGACAAGCCCGTGACCATGCGCCCTGCGGAAACCCGCATGGGATCCGGTAAGGGCAACCCGGAATTCTGGGTGGCCGTGATCAAGCCGGGCCGCATTCTCTTTGAGATGGGCGGCGCTGAGATCACCCCGGAAATTGCCCGGGAGGCGATGCGCCTGGCGCAGTACAAGCTGCCCCTCAAGACCAAGTTCCTCACCCTGGCCGACCAAGAGGCCGCGGCCGATGAGCCCGCAGCAGCCGCTGCGGCGGTGGCCGAACCCGCCCATTCCGTGGAGTCCTGACCATGGCCCTTCCCGTTATCGCCGACGTGCGCAAGCTCAGCGACGGCGACCTCATCGAGCAGGTCAACGCCACCCGGCGCGAGCTGTTCGATCTGCGCTTCCAGCAGGCCACCCGCCGCCTGGAACATCCGCACCGCTTCAAGGCAGCCCGCATCAAGCTGGCTCACCTGCTCACGGTGCAGAACGAGCGCAAGGGCTCCACTGCCCCAGCTGATTCAGCCTCCTGATACCCCCCGTGATCCCCATGGCACTCAAGGAAAGGGTCGGCACCGTCGTCAGCGACAAGATGGACAAGACGGTGGTGGTGGCGGTGGAAAACCGCTTCCCTCACCCCATCTATCAGAAGACGGTGAGCCGCACCAAACGCTACAAAGTCCACGACGAAGACAACAGCTGCAAGGTTGGCGACAGGGTGCGGATCACCGAGACCCGCCCGCTCAGCCGCACCAAGCGCTGGACCGTGGCCGAGGTGTTCAACGCCTCTGCCCACTCCTGAGGAGAAACGACCCATGATTCAACAAGAGACGTTTCTCAATGTCGCTGACAACAGCGGCGCCAAGCGCATTCAGTGCATTCGGGTGCTCGGCACCAACCGTCGCTACGCCCACGTCGGCGACGTGATTGTGGCCGCCGTCAAAGATGCCATGCCCAACATGGGCGTCAAGAAATCGGATGTGGTCAAGGCCGTGGTGGTGCGCACCAGGGCCACCCTGCGTCGCGACACGGGCAACGCCATCCGCTTTGATGACAACGCTGCCGTGATCCTCGGCAACGAGAACAACCCGAAGGGCACACGGGTGTTCGGTCCGGTGGCCCGGGAGTTGCGTGAGCGCAACTTCACCAAGATTGTGTCCCTCGCTCCGGAGGTGATCTGACCATGGCCACCGCAACGCCAAAATCCAAGCCCGCTGAGCGCATCAAGATGCGTCTCAAGAAGGGCGACACCGTGCAGGTGATCAGCGGCAAGGACAAGGGCAAAACCGGAGAGGTTCTGCGCACCCTGCCCTACGACAATCGCGTGGTGGTTCAGGGAATCAACCTGCGCACCCGTCATGTCAAGCCCACCCAGGAGGGCGAGACCGGTCGCATCGTCACGGAGGAAGCCTCACTGCATGCCTCCAACGTGATGCTGTATTCCACCACCAAGAACGTGGCCAGCCGCGTCGAAATCGTGGTCGAGAAAGACGGCACCAAGAAACGTCGCCTCAAGAAAACAGGCGAACTTCTCGACTGACCCCCTTCAATCCACCCTGCTGCCGAGTTCCCCCTGCCTTCTGACCCAGCCCAGAAGCGCAACCTCTTCCCCCGCCATGTCCCTCAAACAGCGCTACCGGGAGACGATTCAACCCAAGCTCCTCAAGGATCTGAGTCTCTCCAATGTCCACGAAGTCCCGAAGGTGGTGAAAGTCACCCTCAATCGGGGCCTGGGTGAAGCCGCCCAGAATGCCAAGGCCCTCGAGGCCTCGATCGCGGAACTGGCCACCATCACCGGCCAGAAAGTGGTGGTGACCCGGGCCAAGAAGGCGATCGCCGGCTTCAAGATCCGCCAGGGCATGCCGATCGGCGTCGCCGTCACCCTCAGGGGCGAACGGATGTATGCCTTCCTGGAACGGCTGATCAACCTGGCCTTGCCCCGCATCCGCGACTTCCGTGGCGTGAGCCCGAAGAGTTTTGACGGCCGCGGCAACTACACCCTGGGAATTCGAGAGCAGATCATCTTCCCTGAAATCTCGTTCGAGAAGATCGATGCGATCCGTGGCATGGACGTGACGATCGTGACGAGCGCCCGTAACGACGAAGAGGGCCGGGCCCTTCTCCGCGAGATGGGAATGCCGTTCCGCAGCAACTGAGCCCTCTTCGGACCTGACCCATGGCCAATCACGACCCCATTTCCGACATGCTCACCCGCATCCGCAATGCGAGTGAGAAACGTCACGAGACCACCAAGATCCCGGCTTCCCGCCTGATCCGCAGCATTGCCAACGTGCTGCAGCAGGAAGGCTTCATCGCTGCCATCAGCGAAGAAGGCGAAGGGGTGCTGCGCCACATCGTGGTGGAACTCAAGTACAGCGGTAAGCACCGCCAGCCCACCATCCGCTCCGTCCAGCGGGTGAGCAAGCCGGGCCTGCGCATCTACAAGAACAATCGTCAGCTGCCCAAGGTGCTGGGCGGCCTCGGTGTGGCCATCATCTCCACCTCCAAGGGAGTGATGAGCGACCGTGACGCCCGCAAGCAGGGCGTGGGTGGCGAAGTGCTCTGCTACGTCTACTGATCAGGGAGATCCACTCATGTCACGTATTGGTAAAGCGCCCATCCCCGTGCCCGACAAGGTCACCGTCACCCTCCAGGGGCTCGAGGTGACCGTGAAGGGCCCCAAGGGGGAACTCAACCGCACCCTGCCCGAGGGGGTGTCGATCAGCCAGGACAGCGGCCTGATCGTGGTGAGCCCCAGCGGCGAGAACCGCCGCTGCCGCGAGCGCCACGGCCTCTGCCGCACCCTGGTGGCCAACATGGTGGAAGGGGTGAGCCAGGGCTTCAGCCGCAAGCTCGAGATCGTCGGCGTGGGTTACCGCGCCGCCCTCCAGGGCAAAAAGCTGGTGGTCTCCGCCGGCTATAGCCACCAGATCGAGATGGTTCCCCCCGACGGGATCTCCTTCGCGGTCGAGGGCACCACCACCGTGGTGGTGTCTGGCGCCAACAAGGAGCTGGTGGGCAACGAGGCCGCCAAGGTCCGCGCCATCCGTCCTCCTGAGCCTTACAAGGGCAAGGGGATCAAGTACGCGGGCGAGCGCATCCTGCGCAAGGCCGGTAAGACCGGTAAGAAATGAGGTCTGCCTGAGCATCGTTACTCTGTATTGCCATGTCATCCCTCTCCCGCAAACAGCAGACCCAGAAGCGTCACCGCCGTCTGCGTCGCCTACTCAACGGCACCGCCGAGCGTCCGCGCCTGGCCGTGTTCCGCTCCAACAACCACATCTACGCCCAGGTCATCGACGACGGTGCCCAGAGCACCCTCTGTTCGGCCTCGACCGTGGACAAGGAGCTGCGCCCCAGCGTGACCACCGCCGCCACCTGCGAGGCCTCCGTTGCCGTGGGCCAGCTGGTGGCCAAGCGCGCCCTCGCCAAGGGCATCTCCCAGGTGGTCTTCGATCGCGGCGGCAACCTGTACCACGGCCGGGTCAAGGCCCTGGCTGACGCCGCCCGGGAAGCGGGCCTTCAGTTCTGATCCCGACTTTCACCATGACCCAAACCAACGAACAAGTTCAATCCAGCGGTGCCGTGCCCGCAGCAGCCGGGGTTCCGGCGGCTGCCGAGGGCCAGCAGGAGCGCCGTGGAGGCGGCGGCGGCCGCGGTGACCGCCGCGGCGGTGGCCGGGGGCGCGACAACCGTCGCGGCCAGGAGCGCGACTCGGAATGGCAGGAGCGGGTGGTGCAGATCCGCCGTGTCTCCAAGACCGTGAAGGGCGGCAAGAAGATGAGCTTCCGGGCCATCGTCGTGGTGGGCAACGAAAAGGGCCAGGTGGGCGTCGGCGTCGGCAAGGCCGGCGACGTGATCGGCGCCGTCCGCAAGGGCGTGGCCGATGGCAAGAAGCACCTGGTGAAGGTGCCTCTCACCCGCGCCAACTCGATTCCCACCCTCAGCAACGGCCGCGATGGCGCTGCCAGCGTGCTGATCCGGCCCGCCGCTCCAGGCACCGGGGTGATCGCAGGCGGCTCGATTCGCACCGTGCTGGAGTTGGCTGGCATCAAGAACGTGCTGGCCAAGCGCCTCGGCTCCAAGACGCCGCTCAACAACGCCCGCGCCGCCATGGAAGCCCTCTCGGGCCTCCGCACCCACAAGGAGACCGCCAAGGAGCGGGGCATCTCCCTTGAGCAGATCTACTCCTGAGGCCCT is a genomic window of Cyanobium sp. NS01 containing:
- a CDS encoding NAD(P)H-quinone oxidoreductase subunit N; the protein is MPLLLSGRGFRQDLEKAGALALFAPLEGGAETRLMRRLRAAGYRAQITSARGLGDPEAFLMQLHGVRPPHLGHQCVGRTAAVGEVHRVMPQLGSLLEGGGPILLWLLEGKVLSTGELSSLIDLTRRESRLRIVVEMGGARQLQWQPLEQLLVAA
- the rpsS gene encoding 30S ribosomal protein S19 — encoded protein: MGRSLKKGPFVADSLLSKVEKQNAANDKTVIKTWSRASTILPMMIGHTIAVHNGKSHVPVYVTEQMVGHKLGEFAPTRTFRGHIKDKKGGR
- the rplE gene encoding 50S ribosomal protein L5 gives rise to the protein MSLKQRYRETIQPKLLKDLSLSNVHEVPKVVKVTLNRGLGEAAQNAKALEASIAELATITGQKVVVTRAKKAIAGFKIRQGMPIGVAVTLRGERMYAFLERLINLALPRIRDFRGVSPKSFDGRGNYTLGIREQIIFPEISFEKIDAIRGMDVTIVTSARNDEEGRALLREMGMPFRSN
- the rpsC gene encoding 30S ribosomal protein S3, with product MGHKIHPTGLRLGITQDHRSRWYAPSKTYPTLLQEDDRIRKFIHKKYGSAGISDVLIARKADQLEVELKTARPGVLVGRQGSGIEDLRTGIQKTVGDASRKVRINVVEVERVDADAFLLAEYIAQQLEKRVAFRRVIRMAVQRAQRAGVLGLKIQVSGRLNGAEIARTEWTREGRVPLHTLRADIDYATKLASTTYGVLGIKVWVFKGEVLPGQKEQLPVGAAPRRRTSRQPQQFEDRSNQE
- the rpsH gene encoding 30S ribosomal protein S8 yields the protein MANHDPISDMLTRIRNASEKRHETTKIPASRLIRSIANVLQQEGFIAAISEEGEGVLRHIVVELKYSGKHRQPTIRSVQRVSKPGLRIYKNNRQLPKVLGGLGVAIISTSKGVMSDRDARKQGVGGEVLCYVY
- the rplB gene encoding 50S ribosomal protein L2, translated to MAIRNYRPITPGTRTRVASDFTEVTGRGRERGLVVAKHRRKGRNNRGVITCRHRGGGHKRLYRLVDFRRDKHGVTAKVAAIHYDPHRNARLALLFYADGEKRYILAPAGIEIGQQVVSGPDAPIETGNALPLSSIPLGSSVHNVELYAGRGGQMVRTAGASAQVMAKEGEYVALKLPSTEVRLVRRECYATLGDVGNSEVRNTSLGKAGRKRWLGRRPEVRGSVMNPCDHPHGGGEGRAPIGRSGPVTPWGKPALGLKTRKRNKPSNRFVLRKRRRTSKRSRGGRDS
- the rplC gene encoding 50S ribosomal protein L3, whose translation is MSIGILGKKLGMSQFFDEAGKSIPVTVIEAGPCRITQLKSSSTDGYTAVQLGFGDIREKLVNKPAKGHLAKSGEEVLRHLKEYRVDSLDGLELGAVVSVSAFEAGQKVDVSGDTMGRGFSGYQKRHGFSRGPMTHGSKNHREPGSTGAGTTPGRVYPGKRMAGRYGGKQITTRGLVILKVDTERNLLVVKGSVPGKPGALLNICPANRVGAKAGN
- the rplR gene encoding 50S ribosomal protein L18; the protein is MSSLSRKQQTQKRHRRLRRLLNGTAERPRLAVFRSNNHIYAQVIDDGAQSTLCSASTVDKELRPSVTTAATCEASVAVGQLVAKRALAKGISQVVFDRGGNLYHGRVKALADAAREAGLQF
- the rpmC gene encoding 50S ribosomal protein L29, which codes for MALPVIADVRKLSDGDLIEQVNATRRELFDLRFQQATRRLEHPHRFKAARIKLAHLLTVQNERKGSTAPADSAS
- a CDS encoding LdpA C-terminal domain-containing domain; its protein translation is MTPDAALRQGRWVKWIGGASNHDLAAIEDLAGLYALAGVHCVDVAADPAVVAAARRGLDWADRHGARRPWLMLSLSDGADPHFRKAWFDPGACPADCPRPCERICPALAIGEAATGAAGVLDARCYGCGRCLPACPHGLIEERSQVLEAAAVAPLLRQLAPDAVELHTQPGRLQGFQERLEQLRASGVPLRRLAVSAAGDLTARELWQRYGALRSCGFAPLWQLDGRPMSGDLGQGTAHAAVALLRRRQGHLPPGPLQLAGGTNAATLPLLERQPALARGCAGVAFGGVARRRLQPLLQEAQRRGHSLLTLPELLPEALHLARSLVGPWLERAGPEPCPQPLRCLSPSP
- the rplF gene encoding 50S ribosomal protein L6, whose product is MSRIGKAPIPVPDKVTVTLQGLEVTVKGPKGELNRTLPEGVSISQDSGLIVVSPSGENRRCRERHGLCRTLVANMVEGVSQGFSRKLEIVGVGYRAALQGKKLVVSAGYSHQIEMVPPDGISFAVEGTTTVVVSGANKELVGNEAAKVRAIRPPEPYKGKGIKYAGERILRKAGKTGKK
- a CDS encoding 50S ribosomal protein L23; translation: MTERFAGRLADVIRRPLITEKATRALEFNQYTFEVDHRAAKPDIKAAVEALFDVKVLGVSTMNPPRRSRRVGRFAGKRAQVKKAVVRLAEGNAIQLFPES
- the rplX gene encoding 50S ribosomal protein L24 translates to MATATPKSKPAERIKMRLKKGDTVQVISGKDKGKTGEVLRTLPYDNRVVVQGINLRTRHVKPTQEGETGRIVTEEASLHASNVMLYSTTKNVASRVEIVVEKDGTKKRRLKKTGELLD
- the rplP gene encoding 50S ribosomal protein L16; protein product: MLSPKRVKFRKQQRGRMRGVATRGNTIAFGDFALQAQECGWITSRQIEASRRAMTRYVKRGGQIWIRIFPDKPVTMRPAETRMGSGKGNPEFWVAVIKPGRILFEMGGAEITPEIAREAMRLAQYKLPLKTKFLTLADQEAAADEPAAAAAAVAEPAHSVES
- the rpsQ gene encoding 30S ribosomal protein S17, with translation MALKERVGTVVSDKMDKTVVVAVENRFPHPIYQKTVSRTKRYKVHDEDNSCKVGDRVRITETRPLSRTKRWTVAEVFNASAHS
- the rpsE gene encoding 30S ribosomal protein S5, giving the protein MTQTNEQVQSSGAVPAAAGVPAAAEGQQERRGGGGGRGDRRGGGRGRDNRRGQERDSEWQERVVQIRRVSKTVKGGKKMSFRAIVVVGNEKGQVGVGVGKAGDVIGAVRKGVADGKKHLVKVPLTRANSIPTLSNGRDGAASVLIRPAAPGTGVIAGGSIRTVLELAGIKNVLAKRLGSKTPLNNARAAMEALSGLRTHKETAKERGISLEQIYS
- the rplD gene encoding 50S ribosomal protein L4; protein product: MADCVIRDWQGKEAGKAALDLKVAKKSSATDLVHRAVVRQLAHARQGTASTLTRAEVAGGGRKPYKQKGTGRARQGSIRTPLRPGGGVIFGPKPRSYNLAMNRKERRLALRTALMSRVADITVVKGFGSDLDTPRTKEITAALGRFGIEAGTKVLVILDNPSEVVRKSVRNLETVKLIAADQLNVFDLLHASTLVLSEEALAKIQEVYGDD
- the rplN gene encoding 50S ribosomal protein L14, coding for MIQQETFLNVADNSGAKRIQCIRVLGTNRRYAHVGDVIVAAVKDAMPNMGVKKSDVVKAVVVRTRATLRRDTGNAIRFDDNAAVILGNENNPKGTRVFGPVARELRERNFTKIVSLAPEVI
- the rplV gene encoding 50S ribosomal protein L22, encoding MANTAPNQAAPNQALAHGRYIRGSVSKVRRVLDQIRGQSYREALIMLEFMPFRSTGPITKVLRSAVANAEHNLGLDPATLVVTGATADMGPSLKRYRPRAQGRAYAIKKQTCHISIAVAPSA